From the genome of Virgibacillus siamensis, one region includes:
- the cyoE gene encoding heme o synthase, giving the protein MDKVETNSSQLIGNASAAGDSNASLFSEIKSLIKVGIVNSNLITTFAGFWLALYFTGATFAANWDIFIFTMAGSALVIAGGCIMNNWFDVDIDPIMSRTKSRPTVTGRISLNNALILGLSATAAGVIFLSFATVTAAVIGFIGWFTYVVLYTMWSKRKYTLNTAIGSISGAVPPLIGWAAVDPDLHLTAIVLFLVMFIWQTPHFLALAMKKTEDYKNAGIPMLPVVHGFGFTKRQIVIYIACLLPLPFYLSTLGTTFLVIATLLNIGWLALGISGFFMKNDLKWANMIFIYSLNYLTIFFLTMVVVTFEFPLS; this is encoded by the coding sequence ATGGATAAAGTGGAGACTAATTCTTCACAATTAATTGGCAATGCATCTGCAGCAGGAGACAGTAATGCGTCGCTTTTTTCGGAAATAAAGTCACTAATTAAAGTGGGTATTGTGAATTCTAATTTGATAACGACTTTTGCCGGATTTTGGCTGGCTTTGTACTTTACCGGTGCGACATTTGCTGCCAATTGGGACATATTTATATTTACGATGGCTGGCAGTGCACTTGTGATAGCTGGCGGCTGTATTATGAATAACTGGTTCGATGTTGATATTGATCCAATTATGTCGCGCACAAAAAGCAGACCTACCGTAACAGGGCGCATATCATTAAATAACGCTCTTATATTGGGACTGTCTGCCACCGCAGCAGGCGTCATATTTTTATCATTTGCGACTGTGACGGCGGCTGTTATTGGTTTTATCGGCTGGTTTACGTATGTAGTGCTATATACGATGTGGTCCAAACGCAAGTATACGCTAAACACGGCAATTGGAAGCATTTCAGGTGCAGTTCCGCCATTAATTGGTTGGGCAGCAGTTGATCCAGATCTTCATTTAACAGCAATTGTGCTGTTTCTCGTTATGTTTATCTGGCAAACGCCCCATTTTCTTGCCCTTGCCATGAAGAAGACCGAGGATTATAAAAATGCCGGTATCCCAATGCTCCCTGTTGTACATGGTTTTGGCTTTACAAAACGTCAAATTGTGATTTATATTGCGTGTTTGCTGCCGTTACCATTCTATCTTTCAACTTTAGGGACAACATTTCTCGTAATAGCAACGCTCCTGAACATTGGCTGGCTTGCACTGGGTATTAGTGGTTTTTTCATGAAGAACGACTTGAAATGGGCAAATATGATATTTATTTATTCATTGAATTATCTGACCATCTTTTTTCTGACGATGGTAGTTGT
- the pyc gene encoding pyruvate carboxylase yields MGEVKEIKKVLVANRGEIAIRVFRACTELNIRTVAVYSKEDSGSYHRYKADEAYLIGEGKKPIDAYLDIEDVIETAKNVGVDAIHPGYGFMSENIDFARRCEEEGIIFIGPTSKHLNMFGDKVKAREQAIEAAIPVIPGSDGPVSSLNEMEAFGEKHGYPIIIKASLGGGGRGMRIVRNKNGLSEAYDRARSEARAAFGSDEVYVEKLIENPKHIEVQIIGDSHGNIVHLFERDCSVQRRHQKVVEIAPSVSLPDSLRKEICDAAVSLMKNVDYLNAGTVEFLVTDDQFYFIEVNPRVQVEHTITEMITGVDIVQTQLKIAEGMNIHEPSIGIPEQSDIRTNGYAIQSRVTTEDPLNNFMPDSGKIMAYRTGGGFGVRLDAGNGFQGSVISPHYDSLLVKVSTWALSFEQAAQKMVRNLKEFRIRGIKTNIPFLENVIQHTNFLSGHFSTTFIDQTPELFVFPKRKDRGTKMLTYIGNTTVNGFEGIENKKKPSIQKAPIPKIDRLDDFPSGTKQILDEHGPEYLAQWLKEQKNVMLTDTTFRDAHQSLLATRVRTKDLLQIAEPTARLLPQLFSVEMWGGATFDTSFRFLKENPWQRLLKLREKMPNVLFQMLLRSSNAVGYKNYPDNLIKEFVEKSATAGIDVFRIFDSLNWLEGMRPAINFVRENNKIAEAAMCYTGDILDTGRTKYDLDYYKNLAKELEAAGAHILGIKDMAGLLKPEAAFQLINTLKETVDLPVHLHSHDTSGNGVHMYARAVDAGVDAVDIACGPMAGMTSQPSAQSLYHALEGTNRQPKVNVESYEKLAHYWEGIRNYYQDFESGMKAPHTEIYFHEMPGGQYSNLKQQAKAVGLGNRWNEVKAMFSQVNEMFGDIIKVTPSSKVVGDMTLFMVQNDLTEDDIYERGESIDFPASVIEFAQGYLGQPYQGFPQELQRIILKGKEPIKVRPGELLDAVDFTQLKESLFKTLDRQVTSFDLISYALYPKVFMDYHRFTEQYGDLSVLDTLTFFYGMRLGEEIEVEIEQGKTLIVKLVSISEPHADGTRVVYFELNGQSREVVVKDESVKPQIKTRPKVDSSNDKHIGATMPGTVVEVICEKGEKVKKGDHLLITEAMKMETTVQAPFTGVIKDIHVKNGETIAVNDLLIEFE; encoded by the coding sequence ATGGGTGAAGTAAAAGAGATAAAGAAAGTACTTGTTGCAAATCGGGGAGAGATAGCGATACGCGTGTTTCGGGCATGTACCGAACTGAATATACGTACTGTTGCCGTATACTCCAAGGAAGATAGTGGTTCTTACCATCGTTATAAGGCGGACGAGGCCTATCTTATTGGAGAAGGGAAGAAGCCGATTGATGCCTATCTTGACATTGAAGATGTGATTGAAACAGCAAAAAATGTAGGAGTGGATGCAATTCATCCAGGGTATGGCTTCATGTCCGAAAATATCGATTTCGCCAGGCGCTGTGAAGAGGAAGGTATTATTTTTATTGGACCAACAAGTAAACATTTAAATATGTTTGGTGATAAAGTAAAGGCGAGAGAACAGGCAATCGAAGCTGCTATTCCGGTAATACCAGGAAGTGACGGACCTGTATCGTCATTGAATGAAATGGAAGCATTCGGCGAGAAACACGGCTATCCAATCATTATTAAGGCTTCACTCGGCGGAGGCGGACGCGGTATGCGGATTGTCCGCAATAAAAATGGACTGTCCGAAGCATATGACCGTGCCAGGTCCGAAGCGCGCGCTGCGTTTGGAAGTGACGAGGTTTATGTTGAAAAACTGATTGAAAATCCAAAACATATTGAAGTTCAAATCATTGGAGACAGTCATGGGAATATTGTACATCTGTTTGAACGCGACTGCTCCGTTCAGCGGCGTCATCAAAAGGTTGTTGAGATTGCACCGAGTGTTTCGCTTCCTGATTCACTGCGCAAGGAAATTTGCGATGCAGCTGTTAGTCTAATGAAAAATGTTGACTATCTGAATGCGGGAACAGTCGAATTTCTGGTAACTGATGATCAATTCTATTTTATTGAAGTTAATCCCCGCGTACAGGTTGAGCATACGATTACCGAAATGATTACCGGGGTTGATATTGTTCAGACACAATTAAAAATTGCTGAAGGCATGAATATACATGAGCCATCAATCGGGATTCCTGAACAGAGCGATATAAGGACGAACGGGTATGCAATTCAGTCACGTGTTACAACAGAGGATCCATTAAATAATTTTATGCCTGATTCAGGTAAAATCATGGCTTATCGTACCGGGGGAGGTTTCGGGGTTCGACTTGATGCCGGGAATGGTTTTCAGGGATCGGTCATCTCGCCGCACTACGATTCACTACTTGTGAAAGTTTCCACCTGGGCACTAAGTTTTGAGCAAGCTGCACAAAAAATGGTCAGAAACTTAAAAGAATTCCGGATACGTGGTATCAAAACAAATATTCCGTTTCTGGAAAATGTTATTCAGCATACTAATTTCTTATCCGGTCATTTCAGCACAACATTTATTGATCAAACACCGGAACTGTTTGTATTTCCAAAACGAAAAGACCGCGGAACAAAAATGCTGACATACATTGGTAATACAACCGTAAATGGCTTTGAGGGGATTGAAAACAAGAAAAAGCCATCTATACAGAAAGCGCCAATTCCGAAAATTGACCGACTCGACGATTTTCCTTCAGGCACCAAACAAATTTTGGATGAACATGGTCCTGAATATTTGGCACAATGGTTAAAAGAACAAAAAAACGTGATGCTGACAGATACAACTTTCCGTGATGCGCATCAGTCACTGCTGGCAACAAGGGTTCGTACAAAAGATCTGCTGCAGATAGCCGAACCAACAGCCCGTTTGCTGCCACAGTTGTTTTCAGTAGAAATGTGGGGTGGCGCTACTTTTGATACGTCATTCCGTTTCCTGAAAGAAAACCCATGGCAGCGTCTTCTGAAGCTTAGGGAGAAAATGCCGAATGTGCTTTTTCAAATGCTTCTTCGCTCCAGCAATGCTGTAGGATATAAAAACTATCCGGATAATCTTATTAAGGAATTTGTTGAGAAAAGTGCTACAGCAGGAATTGACGTATTTCGCATATTTGACAGTCTGAACTGGCTGGAAGGCATGCGTCCGGCAATCAATTTTGTACGGGAAAATAATAAAATTGCAGAAGCTGCCATGTGTTATACAGGAGATATCCTGGATACCGGCAGAACGAAATACGATTTAGATTACTATAAAAATCTCGCAAAAGAACTTGAAGCTGCGGGCGCACATATCCTTGGCATTAAAGATATGGCCGGTCTCTTGAAACCTGAAGCAGCATTTCAATTGATCAATACATTGAAAGAGACTGTTGATCTGCCGGTACATCTTCATTCACATGATACGAGTGGTAATGGGGTTCATATGTATGCCCGTGCAGTTGATGCAGGGGTGGATGCGGTTGATATAGCTTGTGGACCGATGGCAGGTATGACCTCCCAGCCAAGTGCGCAATCCCTTTATCATGCATTGGAAGGTACAAACCGTCAGCCAAAAGTAAATGTAGAGTCCTACGAAAAATTAGCTCATTATTGGGAAGGTATCCGCAATTATTATCAGGATTTTGAAAGTGGCATGAAGGCACCTCATACCGAGATTTACTTTCATGAGATGCCAGGCGGACAATACAGTAATCTAAAACAGCAAGCCAAAGCTGTAGGGCTGGGAAACCGCTGGAATGAGGTTAAAGCAATGTTCAGCCAGGTCAATGAAATGTTCGGTGATATTATTAAGGTGACACCCTCATCGAAAGTGGTAGGGGATATGACCTTATTTATGGTACAAAACGATCTGACTGAAGATGACATTTATGAACGTGGAGAATCGATTGATTTTCCTGCCTCTGTTATTGAATTTGCACAAGGGTATCTTGGGCAGCCATACCAAGGATTCCCACAAGAATTACAGCGCATTATTTTGAAAGGGAAGGAACCAATCAAAGTTCGCCCGGGTGAATTACTGGATGCTGTTGATTTTACACAATTGAAAGAATCTCTGTTCAAGACGCTGGATCGTCAGGTAACAAGCTTTGATTTGATTTCCTATGCACTTTATCCAAAGGTGTTCATGGATTATCATCGATTCACGGAACAATATGGAGATCTTTCCGTACTGGATACACTCACATTCTTCTATGGCATGCGGCTTGGTGAAGAAATCGAGGTTGAAATTGAACAAGGGAAAACACTGATTGTAAAACTTGTTTCTATTTCGGAACCACATGCAGATGGAACACGGGTTGTATATTTTGAACTAAATGGACAATCCCGTGAAGTAGTTGTAAAAGATGAAAGTGTTAAACCGCAAATTAAAACACGGCCGAAAGTTGACAGCAGCAATGATAAACATATTGGGGCAACAATGCCGGGAACTGTAGTTGAAGTTATTTGCGAAAAAGGGGAAAAGGTTAAAAAAGGTGACCATTTGCTGATCACAGAAGCAATGAAAATGGAAACTACTGTTCAGGCACCGTTCACGGGTGTTATCAAGGATATTCATGTCAAAAACGGTGAAACAATTGCTGTAAATGACCTTCTGATTGAATTTGAGTAA
- the ftsW gene encoding putative lipid II flippase FtsW produces MIKKFKDYDFTLMITPVFLTGFGIVMIYSASMVYAVVEGYESTHYLFKQIQWFIIAVGGFAFTSIFPYKYYQKLMKLIMLVTVILLVGVLLFGNVVNGAKSWFDFGLVSMQPSEFAKLALIMYLASVYSKKQEYISEFNKGVLPPLVMTAIILGLILMQPDVGTAAIIFLIACSVIFSSGIRFKHLTILVLIGLSLVALAIPSMVTEERLSRFTGAYQPFETPDTDGYHLIQSYLAIGVGGLTGEGLGHSVQKLGYLPEPHTDFIMAVIAEELGFTGVAVVLGLLSIIVLRGFFIARKSRESFGALLAIGISSMVGVQAFINLGAITGLLPITGVPLPFVSYGGSSLLVMMISMGILNNIAKTVHKQEQESEPVKKQPTNASNVFKNRGGKTWVK; encoded by the coding sequence ATGATAAAGAAATTTAAGGATTATGATTTTACGCTTATGATTACACCTGTATTTCTGACAGGGTTCGGTATTGTGATGATTTACAGCGCAAGTATGGTATATGCAGTAGTGGAAGGATATGAGAGCACACATTACCTCTTTAAGCAGATTCAATGGTTTATTATTGCTGTAGGAGGTTTTGCTTTTACCAGTATTTTTCCATATAAGTATTACCAGAAGTTGATGAAGCTGATTATGTTAGTGACTGTTATTCTGCTTGTTGGTGTTCTTCTCTTTGGAAATGTTGTAAACGGTGCAAAATCGTGGTTTGACTTTGGGCTGGTCAGTATGCAGCCATCTGAATTTGCCAAGCTTGCACTGATCATGTATCTTGCCTCCGTTTATTCAAAAAAACAGGAATACATAAGCGAATTTAACAAGGGAGTATTGCCGCCATTAGTTATGACAGCAATTATCCTGGGTCTCATTTTAATGCAACCCGATGTAGGAACAGCTGCAATTATATTTTTGATTGCCTGTTCAGTAATTTTCAGCTCGGGAATACGTTTCAAACATTTGACAATTCTTGTATTAATCGGGTTATCACTGGTTGCCTTGGCTATTCCAAGCATGGTTACTGAAGAGCGGCTATCCAGATTTACCGGAGCTTATCAGCCATTTGAAACACCTGATACAGATGGCTATCATCTGATTCAATCGTACCTGGCCATTGGAGTTGGCGGATTGACGGGAGAAGGTCTCGGTCACAGTGTTCAAAAATTAGGTTATTTACCTGAGCCGCATACTGATTTTATTATGGCGGTAATCGCCGAGGAACTGGGCTTCACCGGTGTTGCTGTTGTATTGGGGTTACTGAGTATTATTGTTTTACGCGGTTTTTTTATAGCCAGAAAGAGCAGAGAAAGTTTTGGTGCTTTGCTTGCAATTGGAATTTCATCGATGGTTGGTGTCCAGGCGTTTATTAATTTAGGCGCCATTACCGGATTACTGCCTATTACCGGCGTGCCGCTGCCGTTTGTGAGCTATGGGGGATCCTCATTGCTGGTGATGATGATTTCTATGGGCATTCTGAACAATATTGCCAAAACTGTTCATAAACAAGAACAGGAAAGTGAACCAGTAAAGAAACAACCAACAAATGCTAGCAATGTATTCAAAAATAGAGGAGGAAAAACATGGGTGAAGTAA
- a CDS encoding COX15/CtaA family protein: MIKILKWLSVVSTLGMVFVLLGGALVTKTGSGMGCGASWPLCHGEFVPTAISPELIIELSHRLISGIMGVVVLALSILSWIYLGHVREVKFLSFLSSFFLILQALIGAAAVVWNQSDFVLATHFGISLISFAAIFLLMLLIFEIDRKFDAESLVIQKKHRIEIYCITIYTLVVVYTGALVRHAHSSLICPDWPFCSNSDPLALAGFNMQEWIQMGHRLAAGILFIWTIVLFIKMIRNYRNNRIMYGGWIATLSLIVLQVFLGAMIIFTMLNLWIALLHAFVISCYFAMLSYFVLLSKRSGKQRTKK; this comes from the coding sequence ATGATTAAAATATTAAAGTGGCTTTCCGTTGTTTCCACATTGGGTATGGTTTTTGTGCTGCTGGGAGGTGCCCTTGTTACCAAAACAGGTTCGGGAATGGGATGCGGTGCCAGTTGGCCTCTCTGTCATGGAGAATTTGTCCCAACAGCCATATCTCCGGAACTTATTATCGAGCTAAGTCACAGACTTATATCCGGAATTATGGGAGTTGTTGTATTGGCGTTGTCCATATTATCCTGGATTTATCTTGGACATGTCCGCGAGGTTAAATTCTTGTCGTTTCTATCCTCGTTCTTTCTAATTCTGCAAGCATTAATAGGCGCCGCAGCGGTTGTCTGGAACCAGTCGGACTTTGTACTGGCAACACATTTCGGAATATCGCTAATATCATTTGCAGCAATATTTCTGCTCATGCTGTTAATTTTTGAGATTGATCGAAAATTCGACGCGGAATCACTTGTTATTCAGAAGAAACACCGAATCGAAATTTACTGCATAACCATTTATACATTAGTAGTTGTTTATACAGGAGCATTGGTACGCCATGCCCATTCCAGTTTGATTTGCCCTGACTGGCCATTCTGTTCAAACAGTGACCCACTCGCATTGGCAGGATTCAATATGCAGGAATGGATACAGATGGGACATCGATTGGCTGCTGGTATTCTGTTTATTTGGACCATCGTTTTATTCATTAAAATGATCAGGAATTACCGGAATAACCGGATTATGTACGGAGGATGGATTGCAACACTTTCATTAATAGTATTGCAGGTGTTTCTTGGTGCTATGATTATATTCACCATGCTTAATCTGTGGATTGCTCTATTGCATGCATTTGTCATTTCGTGCTATTTTGCAATGCTTAGCTATTTTGTATTGCTTTCAAAACGAAGTGGAAAACAACGGACAAAAAAATAG